Proteins encoded in a region of the Pseudomonadota bacterium genome:
- the ilvN gene encoding acetolactate synthase small subunit, producing MRRIISILLENEAGALCRVAGLFSARAYNIESLTVAPTEDPSVSRLTLVTGGSDEIIEQ from the coding sequence GTGCGCCGGATCATCTCTATTTTGCTCGAAAATGAGGCCGGCGCGCTATGTCGGGTGGCCGGTCTTTTTTCGGCGCGCGCCTATAACATCGAGTCCTTGACCGTAGCCCCGACGGAGGATCCAAGCGTCTCGCGCTTGACCTTGGTCACGGGCGGTTCCGACGAGATCATCGAACAG
- the ilvB gene encoding biosynthetic-type acetolactate synthase large subunit, giving the protein MPVASHISRSQKVLEVTEKLRGAEIFVRCLKDEGVDYIFGYPGGAVLHIYDALFKQDAVKHILVRHEQGATHAADGYARATGRPGVVLVTSGPGVTNTITGIATAYMDSIPLVVFTGQVPTHLIGNDAFQEVDAIGITRPCVKHNFLVENVNDLASVIKKAFYIATTGRPGPVVVDIPKDVTADVAEYHYPETVEMRSYKPVTKGHPGQIKKAVALILAAKRAMIYTGGGIVLDNAAGELIEFTRHLGYPITNTLMGLGAYPGTDPQFIGMLGMHGTYEANMAMHHCDVLIAIGARFDDRVTGDLKHFCPEAKIVHIDVDPSSIAKNVPVAVPIVGGAGSVLRDLIKALHDSGAQPDQGVLAVWWGQIKEWQAVDCLRYDRTTEVIKPQYVIEQLYELSGGDAYITSDVGQHQMWAAQFYKFDQPRRWINSGGLGTMGFGLPAALGVQVAFPEHLVACITGEASLVMCIQELSTCLQYGLPIKIINLNNRYMGMVRQWQEFFYDRRYSHSYMDALPDFVKLAESFGHAGMRIEKTASVRPALKEALGMKERLVLMDFITDQTENVYPMIAAGKGHHEMHLSPERELA; this is encoded by the coding sequence ATGCCAGTAGCTTCTCATATCTCAAGGTCCCAAAAGGTGTTAGAGGTGACAGAAAAATTACGCGGGGCGGAGATCTTCGTACGCTGCCTCAAGGATGAAGGGGTCGATTACATTTTCGGCTATCCCGGCGGGGCCGTGCTGCATATCTATGACGCGTTGTTTAAGCAAGACGCCGTCAAGCACATCCTCGTGCGGCACGAACAAGGCGCCACCCACGCCGCGGACGGTTATGCGCGGGCCACCGGCAGGCCGGGCGTGGTCTTGGTGACCTCGGGTCCCGGCGTGACCAACACCATCACCGGGATCGCCACGGCCTACATGGACTCGATCCCGCTGGTCGTATTCACCGGTCAGGTGCCGACTCATCTCATCGGCAATGACGCTTTTCAAGAAGTCGATGCGATCGGTATCACCCGTCCGTGCGTCAAGCACAATTTCCTGGTCGAAAACGTCAACGACCTCGCGAGCGTAATCAAGAAGGCGTTTTACATCGCCACCACGGGCCGCCCCGGTCCCGTGGTCGTGGATATTCCGAAAGACGTCACCGCCGACGTAGCCGAGTACCATTACCCGGAAACGGTCGAAATGCGTTCCTATAAACCGGTCACCAAGGGCCATCCGGGCCAGATCAAGAAGGCCGTGGCGCTCATCCTCGCGGCCAAGCGTGCGATGATTTACACCGGGGGCGGTATCGTGCTCGACAACGCCGCCGGGGAGCTCATCGAGTTTACGCGCCATCTCGGCTACCCGATCACCAACACCCTGATGGGGCTCGGCGCCTATCCGGGAACGGATCCGCAGTTCATCGGCATGCTCGGGATGCACGGCACCTACGAGGCCAACATGGCGATGCACCACTGCGATGTGCTCATCGCCATCGGCGCGCGTTTCGATGACCGCGTCACGGGCGATCTCAAACACTTTTGCCCGGAGGCCAAGATTGTCCATATCGACGTTGATCCCTCGTCGATCGCGAAGAACGTACCGGTGGCTGTACCGATCGTCGGCGGCGCGGGCAGCGTCTTGCGCGATTTGATCAAGGCGCTGCACGATAGCGGCGCGCAACCTGATCAGGGCGTGCTGGCGGTGTGGTGGGGACAAATTAAAGAATGGCAGGCCGTCGATTGCCTGCGTTACGACCGCACCACCGAGGTCATCAAGCCACAGTATGTCATCGAGCAGCTCTATGAGCTCTCCGGCGGCGATGCGTATATCACTTCCGATGTCGGCCAACACCAGATGTGGGCGGCGCAGTTTTATAAGTTCGACCAACCCAGGCGGTGGATCAACTCGGGAGGGCTCGGCACCATGGGGTTCGGCTTGCCGGCGGCCTTGGGTGTGCAGGTAGCGTTTCCCGAACATCTCGTGGCCTGCATCACGGGCGAGGCCAGCTTGGTAATGTGCATCCAGGAGCTCTCGACCTGCCTACAGTACGGGCTGCCCATTAAAATCATCAATCTTAACAATCGCTACATGGGAATGGTCCGGCAGTGGCAAGAATTCTTCTACGATCGGCGCTACTCGCACTCGTATATGGATGCCTTGCCCGATTTCGTCAAATTGGCGGAGAGCTTCGGGCACGCCGGGATGCGGATTGAAAAGACCGCTAGCGTGCGGCCGGCCCTCAAGGAAGCGCTGGGGATGAAAGAGCGCCTGGTGCTGATGGATTTCATCACCGATCAGACCGAAAACGTCTACCCCATGATTGCCGCGGGCAAGGGTCACCATGAAATGCATCTGTCGCCGGAAAGGGAACTGGCTTAG
- a CDS encoding proline--tRNA ligase has protein sequence MRISQFLLPTVRESPADAEIISHHLMLRAGMVRRLAAGIYTWLPLGLRVLRKVERIIRKEMDRAGAQEVLLPGVQPAELWQESHRWQHYGPELLRFRDRHEREFCLGPTHEEVITDLVRREIRSYKQLPANFYQIQTKFRDEVRPRFGIMRAREFLMKDAYSFHLDQSSLQATYDRMYATYTRIFTRMGLRFRAVLADTGNIGGNLSHEFHVLAEAGEDRIAYSADGAYAANVELTPAPAPSGPRPPASAALQSVATPGRESIDEVSRFLVVEPARCLKTLIVEGRNSGLTALVLRGDHELNPRKAEKIEHVAMPLTLASPERVKAAIGCSPGSLGPRGLTIPIIADHSAAQLADFVCGANAEGQHLTGVNWGRDLPEPVNADLREVVAGDPSPSGEGPLEIARGIEIGHIFQLGEKYSRTMKATCLDENGEAVTLIMGCYGIGVSRIVAAAIEQNHDERGIIWPGAIAPFQVALAPINMQRSGRLSEVVERLYAELLAAGIEVLYYDRKERPGVMFNDLDLVGIPHRLVPSERGLDNDTLEYKGRRDVNAQRINLGETVPFIKARLAG, from the coding sequence ATGCGGATCTCGCAGTTTTTACTCCCGACCGTGAGGGAATCCCCCGCCGACGCCGAGATTATCAGCCACCATCTCATGCTGAGGGCGGGTATGGTCCGCCGGCTCGCGGCGGGGATTTATACCTGGCTTCCACTCGGATTGCGCGTGCTGCGCAAGGTGGAACGCATCATCCGCAAAGAAATGGATCGCGCCGGCGCCCAAGAGGTCCTGCTGCCGGGCGTGCAACCGGCGGAGCTGTGGCAGGAATCGCACCGCTGGCAGCACTATGGCCCGGAGCTTCTGCGCTTCCGGGATCGGCATGAACGCGAGTTTTGCCTCGGTCCGACCCATGAGGAAGTCATTACGGATCTGGTGCGCCGGGAGATCCGCAGCTACAAGCAATTGCCCGCGAACTTCTACCAGATCCAGACCAAGTTCCGCGACGAGGTGCGGCCGCGTTTCGGCATCATGCGGGCGCGCGAGTTTTTGATGAAGGACGCCTATTCCTTTCACCTTGATCAAAGCTCCTTGCAAGCGACCTATGACCGGATGTACGCGACCTACACCCGAATCTTCACCCGCATGGGGCTTAGATTTCGCGCCGTGCTTGCGGATACCGGCAACATCGGCGGCAACCTGTCGCATGAATTTCACGTCCTGGCCGAAGCGGGCGAGGATCGTATCGCCTATAGCGCGGATGGCGCCTATGCCGCCAACGTGGAGCTTACGCCGGCGCCGGCGCCGTCCGGTCCACGGCCGCCTGCGAGCGCGGCATTGCAATCGGTCGCGACACCCGGCCGGGAGAGCATCGACGAGGTGAGCCGCTTTCTCGTCGTCGAACCCGCCCGCTGCCTCAAGACCTTGATCGTCGAAGGGAGGAACAGCGGCCTGACCGCACTCGTGCTCCGGGGCGATCATGAGCTTAACCCGCGCAAGGCGGAAAAGATCGAGCACGTCGCCATGCCGCTGACGCTCGCAAGTCCCGAGCGGGTCAAAGCCGCCATCGGCTGCAGCCCAGGCTCCCTCGGCCCGCGCGGGCTCACGATCCCCATCATCGCCGATCATAGCGCGGCCCAACTCGCGGACTTCGTTTGCGGCGCCAACGCCGAAGGTCAACACCTCACCGGCGTCAATTGGGGACGTGATCTACCGGAACCGGTTAACGCCGACCTGCGTGAGGTGGTCGCGGGCGACCCGAGTCCAAGCGGTGAGGGGCCTTTGGAGATCGCTAGAGGCATCGAGATCGGTCACATCTTTCAGCTAGGCGAAAAATACAGCCGGACGATGAAGGCCACTTGCCTCGACGAAAACGGCGAGGCAGTGACCTTGATCATGGGGTGCTATGGCATTGGTGTATCGCGGATCGTGGCCGCGGCAATCGAGCAGAATCATGATGAACGCGGCATCATCTGGCCGGGGGCGATCGCACCTTTCCAGGTGGCGCTCGCGCCGATCAATATGCAGCGCTCGGGACGCTTGAGCGAGGTGGTCGAGCGGCTGTATGCCGAGCTGCTGGCGGCCGGCATCGAGGTCCTGTACTACGATCGCAAAGAACGGCCGGGCGTGATGTTCAACGACTTGGACCTGGTGGGGATCCCGCATCGCTTGGTGCCTAGCGAACGCGGGTTGGACAACGATACGCTCGAATACAAAGGCCGACGAGACGTAAACGCGCAGCGTATCAACCTCGGCGAGACCGTGCCGTTTATCAAGGCGCGTCTCGCCGGTTGA
- a CDS encoding acylphosphatase gives MNTCVKCLVSGRVQGVYFRAHTRHQALQLGLNGWVRNVPSGQVEVLACGPAVEVEKLIAWLWQGPAEARVADVRCVAVSTRIPAGFVIR, from the coding sequence GTGAACACCTGTGTTAAGTGTCTGGTCAGCGGCCGCGTGCAAGGCGTCTATTTTCGGGCCCATACCCGCCACCAGGCGTTGCAGCTCGGACTTAACGGCTGGGTACGGAACGTCCCTAGCGGCCAGGTGGAGGTTCTGGCGTGCGGTCCCGCGGTGGAGGTCGAGAAGCTCATAGCGTGGCTTTGGCAGGGACCGGCAGAGGCGCGGGTAGCCGACGTTCGGTGCGTAGCGGTATCGACGCGGATCCCGGCAGGCTTCGTGATCCGCTAA
- the arsC gene encoding arsenate reductase (glutaredoxin) (This arsenate reductase requires both glutathione and glutaredoxin to convert arsenate to arsenite, after which the efflux transporter formed by ArsA and ArsB can extrude the arsenite from the cell, providing resistance.) — MKVTIYHNPRCSKSRQALELLKKRGIEPEIVEYLKTSPDREALARLLKLLHIKPRELLRKNEAEYKQAGLDDPTLSDEDLISALIQHPILLERPIVISGAKAIIGRPPERVFEIL; from the coding sequence ATGAAGGTGACTATCTATCACAACCCACGCTGCTCCAAGTCCCGGCAAGCCCTCGAGTTACTTAAGAAACGCGGAATCGAGCCGGAAATTGTTGAATATCTTAAGACCTCCCCCGATCGGGAGGCCCTAGCGCGGCTCTTAAAGCTTCTGCACATCAAGCCACGCGAGCTCCTGCGTAAGAACGAGGCCGAATATAAACAAGCCGGTCTCGATGATCCCACCTTGAGTGACGAGGATCTGATTTCCGCGCTCATTCAACATCCGATCTTGCTCGAACGTCCGATCGTCATCAGCGGCGCCAAAGCGATCATCGGCCGTCCGCCCGAACGAGTATTCGAGATTCTGTGA